In the Streptomyces spororaveus genome, GACCGGGACGTGGACCGGCACCTGGGCCAGGTTGCCGGACAGGACGCCGGGGGAACCCACGGTCTTTCCGTCGGCGGCCGCGTCGGCCATGGCGGGGGAGGCGGCACCGGCGAGCATGAGAGCGCCGGCGGCCAGCACCACTGCCTTCTTGTACGTCATTTGTTCTCTTTCCTTCCCGCAGAGGCGTGTCCACTGCAGAATTAACAACGAGCGGTCCGGGAAAAGGAAACCGCGCTTTTTCGGCGATCCGCCGTTAATTCACCCCGATGCCCGGTCCGGTGTGCGGGGCGAATTAATTAGGGCGGCGGATTCATATCGACAATTCCGGGGGCCGGGGGCGCCCCGGCCCTATACGCGGCGAGGCCGCCGCGACCCGGTGGGTGCGACGGCCTCGCTGGCGCGGGCCTCGGTCAGCTGCCGTTCGAGACGTTGCCGGAGAGGACCGGGATGTTGTCCAGGATGTGCGAGAGGGCCTCGTCGCCCTTGGCCTGGGTGGAGTTCTCGGTGCACTGCTGGTTCTGCGGGCTGGACAGG is a window encoding:
- a CDS encoding chaplin, with amino-acid sequence MTYKKAVVLAAGALMLAGAASPAMADAAADGKTVGSPGVLSGNLAQVPVHVPVNVCGNTVNIIALLNPAFGNTCVNA